The genomic window TATTTAAAGGAAGAGGAACTGTAGTTTAATCGCAAAGTTATTCCTTAAAATGAATGTTGATATCTAAATAAAGATTTTAAATGAATTACTGGATCTATTTTTCTAATTACGCCATAGTAGCAATTGTATTCTGGTTGTTTTGTATACTTTTTCAAGTGCTAAAAAGTACTTGTCATAAACCCATTCTAATCTTGTTTTTTGCAGTGTTAGGAACTTTATCTGTGGTCATATTTACATTTAATTTATGGCAGAATTTAGACCGCCCGCCCATGCGTACACTTGGAGAAACAAGACTATGGTATGCGCTTTTTCTGCCTGTAATTGGAATAATTACCTATTTAAGATGGAAATACAAATGGTTATTGAATTACAGTTTGGCAATGGCTGCTATGTTTTTAATTATTAATTACTGCAATCCAGATACTTATAATAAGGCTTTAATGCCTGCATTACAGAGTGTATGGTTTGTTCCTCACGTTTTAGTTTATATATTTTCGTACGCTTTGCTTGCAGCATCATCAATTGTGGCCTGTTATGGTTTGTTTGAGTATTATAAGGGAAATTACAAAGACTCGATATTGCAATTGGCTAATAATTTAGTGTATGTTGGGTTTGGCTTTCTTTCATTAGGTTTATTGTTTGGAGCATTATGGGCAAAAGAGGCATGGGGACATTATTGGACTTGGGATCCTAAAGAAACATGGGCAATGCTGACTTGGCTTGGTTATTTAATTTATATACACATGCGTTATCGTTATCCAAACAGCGTAAAACCAGTTTTAATATCTTTAGCGCTGGCATTTGTTGTATTGCTTCTTTGTTGGTTTGGGGTAAATTATATGCCGTCTGCAGCCCAAAGTGTGCATACATATTCTAATACATAAAAAGAAAAAGAGCAGAAATTTAAAATAGATTTCTGCTCTTTTTTTATTCTTTATTTTTTTGGTAAAAGAATTTAAACGAATTAGAAACAGCTGTGTGCAGAATCGATCCGTGATTTTCCTCTGGGAAGTAATCAAAATAGACTTTTACATTTTTGCTTTTTGATTCCTTTAGTTTTTCTACAAGTAAATTGGCGTCAACTTCCATAACACGCGGAATTTCTGTTGGAGTCAACCCTTCTTTGCCAACAGCAATATAAATTTCAGTTTGCTGATTAAAATTTTCTTTCAGCATTACAGAATCCAAATCAAGTATAGAACCATTGTTCCACCATATACTCGGACTTACAATAACATATTTGTTAAAAAGGTTTGGTTTTTTAAGTAAGATTTCAGTTCCTAATAATCCGCCAAGAGACTGCCCGATGATGGTTTTAGAATCATTTGTCTTGTATTTCTTTTCAATAAAAGGTTGTAATTCTTTTTCAATAAAAGCTATAAACTGATCAGAATGTCCTGTTGTTGGAAATCGAGTTTTATCTTTTTCTATAGAAGTTGAAAAAGTAAAATCTCTTTTTCTGTCAACAGTTGCAATACCCACAACAATTGATTTTGGAACCTGATTGATCCATTCAAAACTATTAAACTGAACCAATCCTGAAATATGAATAAAATCTTCATCAGCAGAACCGTCCAATAAGTAAATGACAGGATATTTTGTGTCTTCTGCTGGATTGTAGCCTTCGGGAAGATAAATGTTTAAAACTCTTTTTTCGCTTAATTCTTTTGATTGAATTTCATCGATAACGCCTAAAACGAATGGTTTAGAAATTTCGTTAGTTTTGGTTTGTTTTTTTTGGCTGAATAGTAATGTGGAAGAAAAAAGCAAAAATGCGAGAGCAAAAAAATTGTTCATTATAAAATGATGTAAAATGTTTTTATAAAATTAGTTTTAATTAAGAGATTTCAAAACTATTTAATTGTAAAAAATCTTTATGATTCTATTTTTAAACACCATTCCATTGTTTTTAAATTATCAATTTCAATATCAGATAAATTTTTGGTTTTATATTCTGTAAATCCTTTTTTTAAAATTTGATTCCCATAATTTTTCTGCATCCAAAAAGGAAGTTCAACAACACTTTTATTCCAATTTTTTAAAGTGAAATCTAGAATTGAACCGACATTTTTATCTGTTTTGGGATTAATTTCTTGGAGAATTAGTCCTGCATATTTTTGGTCGCTGTAAATGGTGTCGCTACGATTCTCATTTCCAAAAACTTTCAAAACTCCTTCAATAATTATTTCGTTATTTACGTTTTTCAATACTTGAATTAACTGTCTAATTCTCAGATCTCCATTTTTTTTAGTTTTATCTACAGATTCAAAAATTTCATTTCTGAGATCTTCTGGGCTGAAGGGGAATTTCATTATTTATTCAAATTTTGTGTCTTGAATGCCAGTTTTCACTTCTTGTTCAGGCTTGTAATAACTGCTTCTATTTGTAGTAACAATTAAAACGCCAGCTTCGCCATAATTGCCATAAATACTGATTCCAGCTTTTTTTTCAAGAGCAATAATTTTTTTGATTTCAATTTTAGAAAGAACAAGTTTTTCTTTTTCTAGATCTTCAAAGCGATGCGGAATTCCGTCAACCACTACAATCGGATGGTCTGTGATTTTTCCAGCTTTGGCAAGATTTGAAATAGAATCAGAAAGATAGAGTTTGTCTTGTCCTTCATCAGAAAGCTCGTATCTGTTTTGAGAAAAAACGGCCGCTGAAATGAACAAAAACAGGAAAGTGAAGAATTTCATCATTTGTGTTTTTTTTTTTAGTTTTTTAGATCATAAAATTAATTTTCCAATCGAAAATACAAAAAAATCCTGCAAAAAAGCAGGATTTAACAAATAGTAAGATTTTTTTTAATTCTTATTTTTTTTCTGCAAAAATAGCATCCAGACCTTCCATTGCAATGGTGAAGCC from Flavobacterium sp. KACC 22763 includes these protein-coding regions:
- a CDS encoding cytochrome c biogenesis protein, with translation MNYWIYFSNYAIVAIVFWLFCILFQVLKSTCHKPILILFFAVLGTLSVVIFTFNLWQNLDRPPMRTLGETRLWYALFLPVIGIITYLRWKYKWLLNYSLAMAAMFLIINYCNPDTYNKALMPALQSVWFVPHVLVYIFSYALLAASSIVACYGLFEYYKGNYKDSILQLANNLVYVGFGFLSLGLLFGALWAKEAWGHYWTWDPKETWAMLTWLGYLIYIHMRYRYPNSVKPVLISLALAFVVLLLCWFGVNYMPSAAQSVHTYSNT
- a CDS encoding alpha/beta hydrolase, with amino-acid sequence MNNFFALAFLLFSSTLLFSQKKQTKTNEISKPFVLGVIDEIQSKELSEKRVLNIYLPEGYNPAEDTKYPVIYLLDGSADEDFIHISGLVQFNSFEWINQVPKSIVVGIATVDRKRDFTFSTSIEKDKTRFPTTGHSDQFIAFIEKELQPFIEKKYKTNDSKTIIGQSLGGLLGTEILLKKPNLFNKYVIVSPSIWWNNGSILDLDSVMLKENFNQQTEIYIAVGKEGLTPTEIPRVMEVDANLLVEKLKESKSKNVKVYFDYFPEENHGSILHTAVSNSFKFFYQKNKE